DNA sequence from the Microcebus murinus isolate Inina chromosome 18, M.murinus_Inina_mat1.0, whole genome shotgun sequence genome:
catcagcctagctcacagcaacctcaaactcctgggctctccGCCACCTCTGCTTCCAGCCAGGGTGGCGCTGCCAAGCCAGGCCCAGCTCCCCTCCCGGTCCCTACCCGGGAGCAGCCATGTCCCAAAGGATTTCCATAGAGACCCTTCTTAGGAGGCAGGACTGCCTGGAATGAGACGCAGCCTGCAGGAACAAAGGTGTCGTGGAAACATGTGCCTAATCTATAAAGAAATCCTGTTCTAAATCTTATATATTGTACAGAAAAACACTGTTCCTAACGAGAGGAGTGACGTATTTTCATcactgtttttcatttgttttcttacgGGTTTAcgatttttgaatttttcttatttggttgaaagaaagaattttgatTATATCCGCTGAGTGAGTTCAGCCTATAAAAAGGATGTTAAGTTGTGagtaaaatatgcaaatgaagagaaatatattgtacaaatgctatataaaaaagtaaaaaaaaaaaaaaaaaaactcctgggctcaagtgaccctcctgcctcagcctaccgagtagctaggactataggcttgcaccaccacgcccagccaatttttatatttttagtagagacagagtctctcagtcttgctcaggctggtctcaaactcctgagctcaagcaagcctctcgcctcccagagtgctaggatcacaggtatgagccaccctgcctggcctagCACCTTGTTCTTAAAAGGACACATGAGATGATCCCCTTTCCTGCCTGTAGATATTGTCATGTCTGGAATCACGTTTGGAATGGCTGCAGCCAGGCTTTGACAAGGGCAATGAGCTTGAAGACAAAACCAACACAAAAGGAGAACAGAGCAGAAATATGGAAAGGCCCTGTGGCAACTGATAATGAGTCAACCTCAAACTTCATGTTATCAGAGATAATAAGTGTCATTATTTACTCCTCTCTAAGCCACGTTTGGTATTTGCAGCCTCAATGATACCTGTTGCCTGAGGGTTCAAATGCCTGACTTAAGGCTATCAAGTGCTAGCACATAGTAGGGACTCAACATTAATTTTGTCTAATATCAAATGAAGGACATACGATAGTCCCCTGTAGAAAGACATGTAAAAACACTCTGGGCACCCAATGACTAGTAGATCAAGAGCAAAACATTCCTGCATTCCTCCTTTGCCATCTTTCAAACACATTAAAGCCTGCTCATTCTTGTATCTTTTTCTTCTACGGATTGGAGAGTGCCTGCGGGTCTCAAACCACTCCTGCAGGGGAGAGTTGAAAGCTGATGTTTTGTCAGAGGAAGGGCTGCGCTAGAGCCAgtccttcatttttaaatatatatttttaaatcattcatatatatttaataattaccaAGCTCCCACAACGTGGAgagaaaaactgacaaaaaagTGGGAGCCCATAGGCAGAAAAGTGAACAGAAAGTGCAGGGAAGTTATCATAAACATCTATGTAGATCACAGGTGAGGCATAAAAATGGGAGGCTGTCAGGGTGGGGGTCCACCAGAATCGGTGAGGGGTGGTCAGAAGCAGACATATGGCAAAGGGAGCCAAAGGCACTGGGGCAGGAGAGCCACCCTGGCCCGAGGCCTGTCGGGACTGCACAGCGTGGCGTGGCTGGAATGGACAGTGCAATGGCAGCATGCAGGCAAGATAAAGCCCTGCTCTAGGAGCAAGGTCAAAAGGATGAAGCAGGCTGAGGGGCAAGGCCTGCAGGATCATTGCGTTCTGGTCTGGAGTAGCAAAGGATGGAGTACCTTCCCATGTGGGGCCAGAGCGGCCACCTGGGTGAGACCTATGGCACCTTGAGCAGGAGCCAGATCCCCTGTGTGGATGGGTGGTCTACACATCAGAAGTCCTGGTTACAGCCCCTGCTTTGTCACTGGGACTGTCACTTCTCCTCCTTGAGCCTCTGGGTCCTTCTCTGTTAAATGATAGGATGGGGCTGGGCGGGATGGCTCACAtttgcaatcccagcacttggggagagcaggagttcaagaccagcctgagcaacatagagagaccctgcctctacaaaaaataaaattagccaggcatggtagtgcatgctaatagtcccagctactcggaagctgaggtgggaggactgcagGAGACCaaaagttcaaggttacagtgagctaataattgtatcactgcactccagcctggatgacagagtgacacccagtctctaaaaaacaaaagacaggatGGGCcagatgatcttttttttttttttttgagacagagtcttgctttgttgctcaggctagagtgagtgccatggcatcagcctagctcacaagaacctcaaactcctgggctcaagcaatcctgctgcctcagcctcccaagtagctgggactacaggcatacgccaccatacctggctaatttttttctatatatattagttggccaattaatttctttctatttatagtagagacagggtctcgctcttgctcaggctggtttcgaactcctgacctcgagcaatccgcccgccttagcctccccgagtgttaggattacaggcgtgagccaccacgcccagccccagaTGATCTTTACAGGCCTCTCAAACTGCAGTCCTAGGGTCCTTAGGTACGAAGCACCTGGATTCATTCCATAGAGATGGCCCAGGGCAGAGAAGGCAATCAAGCTCAACCTTGAATGCCAACTGCAACTAATTGGTAGTGGCTACCTGTTGTGCCGTACTGAGAAAAACTGCAAAAACACTTCGAACTCCACAAAAAAGAATGCCTGTGATTGATTAGTGACGTCTGCTGCGGGTTCAGGATGCCCAAATAGTACTAGGAGTGGCAGGAATTTGCCGTTGCTACCTTAATATATTGCTTCTTACTATGGTGGCAGGAATGTGCCAACTATCCATGGTATAAAGATACTGAAGATTAATTACTCCTGGAGTCATTTGTGAAACAGTGTGAGGGTCCCCTCAGCCAACCCTGTCCTCACTCAGTCTGACACCCTTAAGGTGGCTTGCCACTCGTTCCCAATACTCTGTGCTTCTTGCTTCTGTCCCTGCTGGTCCATCACCTCTAAATGTCTTATCTTCTGCGGGTAACTCTGACCCTCCTCTCCTGAAGCCAAGACACACTAACTAGTTACATAACAGCCTCTCTAACCAAGAAACGAGACCTTCCTTTAAAACATGTGGCCAGTAAACAATCCTGATTATTTCTCTACACTTTGCCTTTTATTTCCCATCCCCTGGCatcaccctcccctcccacccagggtCATGGCTCTCAAGACAGATGGGCCACATTGCTGGTGACAGACAGCAGGGTTATTTCATACACTAGGGTAGTAGGCTCTGGTACAGCTGGCAGGAAGAGAGGTGTAATTATATTGCATCTCGGAGCCACGAGCAATGAATTTCTGCATAAAGGACTAGATTAGCCATGTATTATTTACGTCACCATCAATTTTTCCAGCTGGCTCTATTTCCTGTGCAAATTCTCCTCTGTTTATGGGCAAGGCCATGGTTCGGCACCTCTGGTTACTCTATGCAGTGGAGGGGCCCCACAGGGCACCATGCATATTAAAGAACTGACTGGATTCACCAGGAGCTGGTCACATCCTCCCTTCCTGTTAAATTATATCCCTGGGACTGCAGCGGGCTCACATTCTCACCTAGTCACGGTGACGCATGCAGGTGTGTGAAACCAAATCAACAAGAGGAAAGCAGGAATACCTTCTTGGAGGCCTTGCTAGGGGAAACCGAAAAACCTTCTGGGGGGGAATCAGGTGGCTCTGGGGCTCagagaatttcctttttatatttttaagagcagAACACAGTTGAAGAAGTTTTGCATTTATAAGGTTATTTCCACCCAGGAACTCAGGGATAGAGCTAAGGGAAAAGTGGCCCCCCATCTtacagacagaaaagcagaggccaaaaaaaaaaaaaaaacagagaaagagattgagagagaaagagagaagccaAGGCAAGCTAGAGGCTTCCTGGCTCGGTCTCTGTGCCAGGATGGAGCACAAGACACAATGGTGACACACAGTGCTATCCACCCGGTCACTAGCATGCTTCTTCACAGATGCCCCAAGCCAGGGTGAACTTGGCGCCCCCTGGAAACACACATGGTAGAAACAAGGGAAAGAAACATGGCACCAGCATGAATTTCTGGGCCCTCCCACCGCAGCATCCTCTCTCGCCTGTAGCATCCAGACAGTGAAGCTGAGGACACTGAGATGTCTCTTCTGGCCAGCCTGAGAACTCCTGCAGTCCCAAGTGCTGGGTGGCAGTAAACACCAGGCATTCCCGGGAAGGACTGCTTCCCAATCAACAGCAGCAGTCACGTCTGATCTCCCTGTAACTCGGGGCTCTGCTCTGGAGTCCCCCAGGTCCCAATGTCTGCCATCTCCTGGAGACCTGTCGGCTGGAAGAAATAGGAAGGAAAGCCAAGTGGAGTTAAGCACCACAAGTGAGTAGCTCCTTTTGTTTCATAGTCTTAGCATCTAAAGAATTCTTCTGTAAGATACTTGTGGGCACGGAAACCACCCCCTCCACCAGGCCCAAGATTACTGGCATCCCCCTGGGGCGGCCTCACCTGCCGGGGAGATTTGGTCAGACACACAGTGCGCTGGCTTCCTGATGCTCCTGCTTCCTCGATGGTGTCTAGCAGAATCCGGGTGCTGGGCACAAAGCTCCAGGAGCGCCCAAGGGCAGGTTTCAGCTTCCCGCTGTCCCTGTCTCGGGTCATATGATTGGTCACCTACAGCAGAGAGACAGACTTACAGATCCAGTGTTAGTATAGAGGACATCCATTCCTACTGCTTCAGTAAACTGAGGCCTAGCACAGAGAAATGACTTCCCCAAGGCTTCGTAACTTAACGGCGGGTCTGGAACTAGAACCTGGGGCTCCTCACTTGCACCCAGCTCTTTCCACTAAGCCTTGATACCTCAGGCTTGACCCCAAACAGAAGGCAATGGGGCAAATGTCTGGGGaaaagcaaaagcagtgctaTTTGCACTTTTCTAAAGGAAAGCCAGTGGTGGGCTTGAGCCTACTATACTCCCAACCCCAAAGACAGGCACCCAGAGACCCCGTCCACCCAGCCCTTCGTGTCTGGGTCCGTCTGTGTATGAAGGTCAGGCAGAGTTTGGAGGGGAGTCCTAATCTGATCGGTCAGCACTACTCTACCCAGGCTAGTCACAGAGGTAAGCAACTGGAGCCTCAGAGCATCTTCTGGATGAACCCGTCAagggcggggctggggcctgTTCGTCATCATCACTGCCTAAGCCagaacctggcacacagcaggtgatCACATACATCCAGAGGCCAGGACAGGAGGCTCTGGGACCTTGTATTAGAAcaaaaaaattagggaaatagATCCTGTTACACTGCCAGAGGGCGCACAGATGAGTACAACCCTCCTGGAAATTCCGCAATGTCTTatctagacatttaaaaatacatgtatccctcagtaattatatatttaggaatttattttgaggaaatgAGATGTGCAAAGAGATTTAGATATGAGGATGTTCactaaagttttatttctaatagaGGAAAACCAGTAATGACCTAAAGGCCCAACAATTAAGAATTCGTTAGAACATTATTGAagagcagaggttggcaaactgcAGTCCACAGAGCAAATTTggcctgaacattttttttttttttttttttgtaaatcaagttttattggaacacagccatgcccacttGTTTATGTGttgtccatggctgctttcatgctatactggcagagttgagtagtggTGACACAGACCATATGGTCGTAAAGcttcaaatatttactgtctgatCCTTTGCAGAAAGAATATGCTGATCCCCGTGGATCTCTATGGTATAggcattaaacaaaataatatgtagCTGTACAGCCGCTCTGGAAAACAGTGTggtggctcctcaaaaaattaaaaatagaattaccatatgatccatcaattcCAATTCTGGGTGTACActcaaaagaagtgaaagcagggacacagagatatttgtacacccacgtTCATGGCAGCATTACTCACcgtagccaaaaggtagaagcaatccaagtgtccataAACAgttgaatggataagcaaaatgtggcaaatacacacaatggaatattaatattattcatccttaaaaaggaaggaaattctgacacatgctacaacatggatgaactttgaggataTTCTAATAGTGAAATAAagcagtcacaaaaagacaaataccatatgattccacttatatgaagtacccagagtagtcaaaagctagattcaggccgggcgcggtggctcacgcctgtaatcctagcactctgggaggccgaggctggtggattgctcaaggtcaggagttcaaaaccagcctgagcaagatcccgtctctactaaaaatagaaagaaattaattggacaactaaaaatatatatacaaaaaattagccgggcatggtggcacatgcctgtagtcccagctacttgggaggctgaggcaggaggatcgcctgagcccaggagtttgaggttgctgtgagctaggctgataccacagcactcactctagcctgggcgacaaagtgagactctgtctcaaaaaaaaataaataaatattaaaaaaaaaaaaaaaaaaaaaaaaaaagctagattcagaaagtagaatggtgaggccgggcgctgtggctcacgcctgtaatcctagctcttgggaggccgaggcgggcggattgctcaaggtcaggagttcaaaaccagcctgagcgagaccccgtctctactataaatagaaagaaattaattggccaactgatatatatataaaaaattagccgggcatggtggcgcatgcctgtagtccccagctacccgggaggctgaggcaggaggatcacttgagcccaggagtttgaggttgctgtgagctaggctgacgccacggcactcactctagcctgggcaacaaagtgagactctgtctcaaaaaaaaaaaaaaaaaaaaaaaaaaaaaagaaagtagaatggtggttgtcagggactGGGGTAGAGGAGAATGAGGAGTTACTTTTGagcatagagtttcagtttgacaAGAGGAAGAGTTACAGAGATGGATGATGGTAATGACTGTACAACACTATGAATGCATTTACTATTACTGaactctatatatattttttggagacaatgtcttgctttgttgcctgggcatgagggcagtggtgtgataactcactgcaacctcagactcctggagctcaagtgatcctcctgcctcagccttctgaatagccgaaaatacaggtgcacaccaccacacccggctaatttttctattttttgtagagatggggtctctgttgctcaggctggtcttgaactcctgacctcaagcagtcttcccacctcagcctcccaaagtgctggaattacaggcattgAGAACTGTATACTTCAGCCCTGAACTGTATACTTCAAAATGgttaagacagtaaattttatgtgtacCACAATAAAAGACACTAGACAAAGATATGTAGCtgctaaaaatgaaatttaaaaaaatatttttaaatttttaattattatgggtacattatagttgtatgtctttataacatgtgatgttctgatataggcatacaatgtgaattaattaaatcagggtaattggggtatccaacacctcaggcatttatcatttcttagtgttaggaacattccaatcctactttttagttatttaaaagtataccaCTAacttattgattatagtcactttgttgtgctctcaaatattattcattctaactCTATTTTTGCATTCATTAACCATCCTCTATCTCCCCCTCCAtgctatccttcccagcctctggtaactgtcatcctactctctgtctccatgagatcaattatttttaatatttacctcccacatgagtgagaacatgcaagatttgtctttctgtgcttggcttatttcactaaacataatgttctccaattccatccatgttgttgcaaatggcaggatttcattcttttctatataatatCCTATAGTGTATATGTACAATTTctctattcattcatccattgatggccacttaggttgattccaaatattggctattgtgaatagtgctgcaataaacatgggagtgcagatatcttttccatatactgattttttccctcctttggatatatacccataTGATcatggcctggcatggtggttcatgcctgtaatcctagcactctgggaggccgaggcgggaggatagcttgagctcaggagtttgagaccaacc
Encoded proteins:
- the RAD51D gene encoding DNA repair protein RAD51 homolog 4 isoform X3, encoding MVPSPSAPPPPPAAGTPVLLQKGAQRGVWREPRGCPRGGQPPSLPAPSRPAGSMGVLRAGLCPGLTQDMVQLLGSRGIKTVVDLVSANLEEVAQKCGLSYKALVALRRVLLAQFSAFPFNGADLYEELKTSTAILSTGIGSLDKLLDTGLYTGEVTEIVGGPGSGKTQVLNVLQDLRSTLAQQVTSSSGTVKVVVVDSVAAVVSPLLGGQQREGFALMMQLARELKTLARDLGTAVVGQREAETCPWALLELCAQHPDSARHHRGSRSIRKPAHCVSDQISPAADRSPGDGRHWDLGDSRAEPRVTGRSDVTAAVDWEAVLPGNAWCLLPPSTWDCRSSQAGQKRHLSVLSFTVWMLQAREDAAVGGPRNSCWCHVSFPCFYHVCFQGAPSSPWLGASVKKHASDRVDSTVCHHCVLCSILAQRPSQEASSLPWLLSFSLNLFLCFFFFFGLCFSVCKMGGHFSLSSIPEFLGGNNLINAKLLQLCSALKNIKRKFSEPQSHLIPPQKVFRFPLARPPRRYSCFPLVDLVSHTCMRHRD
- the RAD51D gene encoding DNA repair protein RAD51 homolog 4 isoform X1, producing MVPSPSAPPPPPAAGTPVLLQKGAQRGVWREPRGCPRGGQPPSLPAPSRPAGSMGVLRAGLCPGLTQDMVQLLGSRGIKTVVDLVSANLEEVAQKCGLSYKALVALRRVLLAQFSAFPFNGADLYEELKTSTAILSTGIGSLDKLLDTGLYTGEVTEIVGGPGSGKTQVCLCVAANVAHGLQQNVVYVDSSGGLTASRLLQLLQARTQDEEEQAGALQRIQVVHAFDIFQVLNVLQDLRSTLAQQVTSSSGTVKVVVVDSVAAVVSPLLGGQQREGFALMMQLARELKTLARDLGTAVVGQREAETCPWALLELCAQHPDSARHHRGSRSIRKPAHCVSDQISPAADRSPGDGRHWDLGDSRAEPRVTGRSDVTAAVDWEAVLPGNAWCLLPPSTWDCRSSQAGQKRHLSVLSFTVWMLQAREDAAVGGPRNSCWCHVSFPCFYHVCFQGAPSSPWLGASVKKHASDRVDSTVCHHCVLCSILAQRPSQEASSLPWLLSFSLNLFLCFFFFFGLCFSVCKMGGHFSLSSIPEFLGGNNLINAKLLQLCSALKNIKRKFSEPQSHLIPPQKVFRFPLARPPRRYSCFPLVDLVSHTCMRHRD
- the RAD51D gene encoding DNA repair protein RAD51 homolog 4 isoform X2 encodes the protein MVPSPSAPPPPPAAGTPVLLQKGAQRGVWREPRGCPRGGQPPSLPAPSRPAGSMGVLRAGLCPGLTQDMVQLLGSRGIKTVVDLVSANLEEVAQKCGLSYKALVALRRVLLAQFSAFPFNGADLYEELKTSTAILSTGIGSLDKLLDTGLYTGEVTEIVGGPGSGKTQVCLCVAANVAHGLQQNVVYVDSSGGLTASRLLQLLQARTQDEEEQAGALQRIQVVHAFDIFQVLNVLQDLRSTLAQQVTSSSGTVKVVVVDSVAAVVSPLLGGQQREGDQSYDPRQGQREAETCPWALLELCAQHPDSARHHRGSRSIRKPAHCVSDQISPAADRSPGDGRHWDLGDSRAEPRVTGRSDVTAAVDWEAVLPGNAWCLLPPSTWDCRSSQAGQKRHLSVLSFTVWMLQAREDAAVGGPRNSCWCHVSFPCFYHVCFQGAPSSPWLGASVKKHASDRVDSTVCHHCVLCSILAQRPSQEASSLPWLLSFSLNLFLCFFFFFGLCFSVCKMGGHFSLSSIPEFLGGNNLINAKLLQLCSALKNIKRKFSEPQSHLIPPQKVFRFPLARPPRRYSCFPLVDLVSHTCMRHRD